From Phragmites australis chromosome 5, lpPhrAust1.1, whole genome shotgun sequence, a single genomic window includes:
- the LOC133918784 gene encoding probable plastidic glucose transporter 2: MRWKINTSAYKRVPSRDAAMDPDVETPVKMTDGATGPSWRMSLPHVCVATLTSFLFGYHTGVVNEPLESISTDLGFAGNTLAEGLVVSICLGGAFVGCLFSGSIADGIGRRRAFQLSAMPMIIGAAISALTNSLEGMLLGRFLVGTGMGLGPPVASLYITEVSPPTVRGTYGSFVQIATCLGIIVSLLIGTPVKDIDRWWRVCFWIAAVPAILQALAMEFCAESPQWLYKCGRTSEAEMQFEKLLGPLHVKSAMAELTRSERGDDGESVKYSELFYGRHFNVVFIGTTLFALQQLSGINSVFYFSSTVFRSVGVPSNLANICMGISNLSGSIVAMLLMDKLGRKVLLSGSFLGMAFAMGLQAVGANHQYLGSTSVYLSVGGMLLFVLSFSLGAGPVPGLLLPEIFPNKIRAKAMALCMSVHWAVNFFVSLLFLRLLEQLGPQLLYTIFSSFCVIAAIFVRRNVVETKGKTLQEIEVSLLQTQ; the protein is encoded by the exons ATGCGGTGGAAGATTAACACCTCGGCGTACAAGCGCGTGCCGTCCAGGGACGCCGCCATGGATCCCGACGTCGAGACGCCAG TGAAGATGACGGACGGCGCCACGGGGCCGTCGTGGCGCATGTCGCTGCCGCACGTATGCGTCGCCACGCTCACCTCCTTCCTCTTCGGATACCACACCGG GGTGGTGAACGAGCCGTTGGAGAGCATCTCCACCGATCTCGGTTTCGCCGGAAACACGCTCGCCGAAG GGCTTGTGGTGAGTATCTGCTTGGGAGGAGCTTTCGTTGGGTGCCTGTTCAGCGGCTCTATTGCTGACGGGATTGGGCGCCGCAGGGCGTTCCAGCTCAGTGCGATGCCCATGATCATTGGTGCTGCCATAAG TGCTCTCACCAATAGTCTGGAGGGTATGCTTCTAGGAAGATTCTTGGTTGGAACAGGGATGGGATTGGGTCCACCAGTAGCTTCACTTTATATAACAGAG GTTTCTCCTCCTACGGTGAGGGGTACATATGGCAGCTTTGTTCAAATTGCAACCTGTCTTGGAATCATAGTATCTCTCCTAATTGGTACACCTGTCAAGGATATTGATAGATG GTGGAGAGTGTGTTTCTGGATTGCGGCTGTCCCAGCAATTTTACAAGCTCTTGCTATGGAGTTCTGTGCCGAGAGCCCACAGTGGCTATATAAG TGTGGAAGAACAAGTGAAGCAGAGATGCAATTTGAAAAGCTGCTAGGTCCTCTCCACGTAAAATCTGCCATGGCAGAACTCACTAGATCTGAAAGAGGAGATGATGGAGAAAGTGTGAAGTACTCAGAGTTGTTTTATGGTCGCCACTTCAATG TTGTTTTTATTGGCACAACGCTCTTTGCTTTACAACAGTTATCCGGCATAAATTCTGTGTTCTATTTCTCATCAACTGTATTCAGAAGTGTGGGAGTGCCCTCTAACCTTGCCAACATATGCATGGGGATCTCAAATTTATCAG GCTCAATTGTTGCAATGCTTCTAATGGACAAGCTAGGAAGAAAAGTGCTGCTTTCAGGGAGCTTTCTTGGGATG GCTTTTGCAATGGGGCTTCAGGCTGTCGGAGCAAACCATCAGTATCTTGGTTCTACAAGTGTATATCTTTCAGTTGGTGGCATGCTGTT GTTTGTCTTGTCATTTTCGTTAGGAGCGGGGCCTGTTCCAGGACTTCTTTTGCCTGAGATTTTCCCCAATAAAATACGAGCCAAGGCTATGGCTCTGTGCATGTCTGTGCACTGG GCCGTGAACTTCTTTGTTAGCTTGTTGTTCCTGCGGCTGCTGGAGCAACTTGGTCCACAACTTCTGTACACAATATTTTCTTCATTCTGTGTGATAGCGGCCATATTTGTGCGGCGCAATGTGGTTGAAACAAAGGGAAAGACTTTGCAAGAGATAGAAGTTTCACTCCTACAAACACAATAA